One window from the genome of Cystobacter ferrugineus encodes:
- a CDS encoding helix-turn-helix domain-containing protein codes for MAHANKKKAPLATQVGTAAREARLRAGLTQEELAERAELATEVYGRLERGLMLPSLPSLLRLCRVLRVDANTLLGFSTEKPPAWLVESPPASSEPPALRRLLRTARLLTPKQLTVLGNAAQAMVPPRRVRPSRAAKPAEH; via the coding sequence GTGGCCCACGCCAACAAGAAGAAGGCGCCGCTTGCCACCCAGGTGGGGACGGCTGCACGCGAAGCGCGCTTGCGCGCCGGGTTGACTCAGGAAGAGCTGGCCGAGCGGGCCGAACTCGCGACGGAAGTGTATGGGCGCCTGGAGCGCGGCCTCATGCTCCCAAGCCTTCCTTCGCTGCTGCGGTTGTGCCGCGTGCTGCGGGTGGACGCCAACACCCTGCTGGGCTTCTCCACCGAGAAGCCCCCCGCCTGGCTCGTGGAATCCCCTCCGGCTTCGAGTGAGCCACCAGCCCTCCGACGGCTCCTCCGCACGGCGCGCCTGTTGACGCCCAAACAGCTCACCGTGCTCGGCAATGCCGCCCAGGCCATGGTGCCTCCCCGGCGCGTGCGGCCCTCTCGCGCCGCGAAACCGGCGGAGCACTGA